The nucleotide window CTTGAACCTCCTGCCACACGTGTTGTCAACACCCGGCTTGCACCAGCAGTCCCTGCCCCAGTCCCTAAATGATTCTGCTGCCCTTTTGTACACATCGTTTCCTGTCAGCACCGCTCCGCCTTCGCCTGTTGTTATGTGGTGGGCAGGATAGAAGCTCAGGGTCGCAAAATCCCCGTATGTGCCTACCATCTTGCCATTTGCCGTTGCCCCAAGCGCATCGCAGCAGTCTTCAATCAAAAACAGGCCGTGCTTTTTGCAAATATCGGAAAGCTTTGCAACATCAAATGGGTTGCCAAGCGTGTGTGCCACAAAAACCGCCCCTGTCTTGTCGCAAATGGCCTCCTCAATTCTTGACAGGTCAATGTTGTAGGTGTCAAGTTCAACATCCAAAAACACAGGCGTCATGTTGTTTTGGAAAATAGGGTTGACTGTTGTTGGAAATGAGGTGGCGGTTGTTATCACCTCGGCCCCTTTTTTCAGCCGCCTGCTGCCCAAAAATTTGCTTGTAAGCGCACAGAGTGCGACAAGGTTTGCTGAGGAGCCTGAGTTGACCATAAGGGCGTGCTTGAGGCCCATGTATGCCGCAAGCTGCGCTTCAAATGCATCTGCAAACCTGCCTGCAGTCAGCCAAAAGTCAAGCGAGGCGTCCACAAGGCTTGCCACATCCTCATCGTCAAATACCTTTCCTGAGACAGGCACCCTAGTTGAAGAGGCAATCTTGGATTTT belongs to Candidatus Parvarchaeota archaeon and includes:
- the rfbH gene encoding lipopolysaccharide biosynthesis protein RfbH; amino-acid sequence: MEKGLGNLRQEILGMVKRFQKQRELEQKSKIASSTRVPVSGKVFDDEDVASLVDASLDFWLTAGRFADAFEAQLAAYMGLKHALMVNSGSSANLVALCALTSKFLGSRRLKKGAEVITTATSFPTTVNPIFQNNMTPVFLDVELDTYNIDLSRIEEAICDKTGAVFVAHTLGNPFDVAKLSDICKKHGLFLIEDCCDALGATANGKMVGTYGDFATLSFYPAHHITTGEGGAVLTGNDVYKRAAESFRDWGRDCWCKPGVDNTCGRRFKWKLGDLPYGYDHKYIYSNIGYNLKATDMQAAVGITQLKKLPGFVKARLENFNFYLEFFKQYEDYFILPRSYPGCKPSPFGYLVNIKADAPFKRGQLVECLESSGIATRMLFGGNITRQPAYKGKKYKAVGGLENADHIMNNAFWIGVYPGIDGNMRQYVASVFEGFLKKHKKG